The nucleotide window GGTGATTTGGCATATTTATCTAAAGAAGCACGCAAAATGCTAGATGCAGCAGGATTTACAGAAACTAAAATTATTGCTTCCAATGACCTCAATGAGGAAACCATTATTAACCTGCGTTCGCAAGGTGCACGCATCGATATGTGGGGTATTGGTACGAAAGTAATTACGGCTTACGATCAGCCTGCGCTCGGTGCGGTATACAAAATTGTATCTATTGAGGAAAATGGTGAAATGGTTGATACCATTAAAATTAGCGCTAATCCAGAAAAAGTGACTACGCCCGGCCTTAAACGTGTGTACCGCATCATCAATAAAACAAATGGCAAATCAGAAGGTGATTATATTGCGCTTGCGCATGAAAATCCGCAGGCGGAGCATCATTTAAAAATGTTCCATCCTGTTCATACCTTCGTCAGCAAGTTTGTCACAAACTTTGAAGCGCGCGATTTGCATCATGTTATTTTTGAAAATGGCAAGCTGGTTTATGAATCACCATCCTTACAAGAGATACAAGCCTTTTTAAAAGAAAATTTGAATGTACTTTGGGATGAATACAAGCGCTCTCTCATGCCAGAGGAGTACCCTGTCGACTTGTCGCAGGCATGTTGGGACAATAAAATGTTACGCATTAAAGAAGTACAAGAAAAAGTGGCGAGGCGATAAAAATGGGAAAAATAGGTATATTTGGCTCTTCTTTTGATCCAATTACGGATGCACATTTGTTTATGGCAAAAACACTTGCGGATCTGTGCGGCTTTCGATTTGTAGAATTTGTACCGTGCTGTCAGTATCGCGGTGATGGAAAGGTAACAAAAACGAGTGACGAGCATCGCTGGAATATGATTCAGCTGGCAATTCGCAACAATCCGCTCTTTCGTGCCGATGACTATGAAATGAAGGAGCGTGCGGGTATCGGTAAACAGTATACATATTTTACCATGGAGTATTTTAAACAAAAATACCCAGATGATGAAGTGTACTTTATTATGGGTGCAGATTTACTGGCGAATATTGATAATCCGGAAACACCGATTCATAGGCGCTGGAAGTATCGTGAAGAACTTATTCGTGAAAATAAGTTTGTCATCATGTCACATGGCGGCATCGACATGCCAAAGGTAATCTCGAAAAGCCTGCTGCTGCGGAAATATCATGACGGTACACGCTTTCACCTGGTTGATAAAGGAATCGCAATGGAGGTTAGCTCCAAATATATTCGCGATGAAATTGGGATGGGACGCTATCCACGGTACTTGATGCGAGATGAAGTGTATGACTATATTATGAAGCATGGGGTATATAGTAAGGAATAAAAGCAGCGCTGTGCTGCTTTTATTTTATGGCTGTGTTAAAGCCTAATGTTGTGAATTCACTTGTTGATTAAAGGTGGAGACTACTTTGGGAAAAACCGGGAGTCCCCGCTATTGGAGTACATATTGCATGTAGTATAAACATATTTCTGTACCATTGGATAATTACTAGTATACAAAAATACTTGCATAAACAACTATATTTTTATATACTACATCCGTAAACAAAAAAGGAGGTTCTCACATGAACTACGAGCTTCGAGAATCGCTTGGTTTTATCATCAATAGTGCGGGAAGAGCTATGTCAAATCGCTTGGCGCATAACATAAAGCAAGCGGGAGTTGATTTGACCTTTGAGCAATGGACTGTGTTGAATGTATTGTGGGAACGAGATGGGAGACCACAAACCGATTTAGCCTGCATGACTGATCGAGACCAGCCTAGTACATCCCGTATTGTAGATAACTTAATTAAAAGAGGGCTTGTTTGCAGAAAAGTAGATGCAAAGGACCGCCGGGTTAAGCTTATCTATTTGACTGAAGAAGGAAAGGTGCTGAAGAACGCTGCCGTTGCTGAGGCGCAGCGTACCATCGAAGAGGCAAGTGAAGGGATTAGTCCGGCGTCTGTGGAGTTATGCAAAGAGGTGCTTCGAAAAATTGCTGCCAATTTACAGTGATTTTTCCACTACAATACTTGTTTAAACAAGTATTTTAATTTGAGATAAAAGAGGTGTTCATCATGATTCTATCCAAACAAGCAATTCGCCTGCTTAGTTTTTTACTGATTATTTCTGTTATGAATGCAACGATGTTTAACGTTGCGTTACCGACAATTGCTAGTGACTTCACTTTGTCTCCGTCACAAGTGAGTTGGGTTGTAACAGGATACATTATTGTATATGCAATTGGTTCAGTCGTATATGGTAAACTTACTGACCAATATCAGCTCAAGCATTTATTAACAGCAGGACTTAGCGTTTTTGCACTTGGTTCGCTCTTTGGCTTATTGGCACAAAACTACAGTATGCTCATTGGTGCGCGCTTACTGCAATCACTTGGTGCATCTGTTATTCCAGCTGTGGCGATGAGTGTGCCTGTTAAATATGTAGAGCCAGAAAATAGAGGTAAGATGCTGGGGATTATTTCCTCCTCGCTGGCATTCGGTACTGCCATCGGTCCTATTATTTCTGGCTTATTTACAGGCAGTGTGGGCTGGCGTTATTTGTTTTTGATTTCTTTGTTAGCGTTACTAACGTTACCTGGTTTTTGGAAGAACTTGCCCAAGGATCAACCGCAGCGAGGACGTGTGGATGTACTAGGTGCGGGGCTTTTGGCTGCTGCCATAGCAGCTGTAATGCTTGCCATTACAAATAGCAACACCGTGATGCTTATTATCGCCTTGCTTGCGGGAATTGTATTTGTATGGCGTTCTAAACGAACCGCATATCCGTTTTTAAATATGGGACTATTCATGAATAAACAGTACGGTAAGGCGTTGCTAGTTAGCTTTTTGTTCTCTGGTGCTGTATTTGGCGTAACATTTATTACTCCCATCATGCTTGCACGTTTAAATAACTTACCGCCTGCTGAAATCGGTTTTATGATGTTTCCTGGTGCTTTAGCGGCAGCTCTTCTCGGTAGAGTTGGCGGCACATTAACAGATAGAAAGGGAAGCACTGTAACAGTTGTAACAGCCTTTGGTATGCTGATGCTTGCGTATATGGGATTGTCGACGGCTTCTGGACAAAGCAAATGGTTCATTCTTGCATTTCTTATTTTGGCTAACATTGGCTTTACCTTCGGACAAACAGCGATGGCAAGTTTGGTATCTGGCGCGCTTGCGCGTGAACAAGCTGGAGCGGGTATGGGTGTTTTCTCCATGCTGAATTTTATAGCAAGTGCATTAATCGGCGCTATCATGGGGAAAATCCTAGATGCTCCGTCCCATCGCATTAGTGTGAACCTACTTGTACAAGATAAAGCAGCCTTTTTATTCAGTAATAGCTATCTGATTTGCTTGGGGCTACTCTTACTCGCTTCTCTAGTTTTTATGCGTCTGCGTCGCAAGTGATGGCACATATATGTTATCGTTTGTTTATAAAGGAGGCAAAGGTATGATTCTTTTTGAAGACTTCAAAAGCCACATGGATGTGAGATTACGTTGGTTCTCACCGCCAAAAGCCTATCGTATTGAAAGCAATACATTAATAATAGAAACAGAGAAGGGAAGCGATTTTTGGCAAAAGACACATTACGGTTTTGAGGCGGATAACGGACACTTCTTACACTGTGAGCTCCGAGGGAATTTCAGGTTAACAACGAAGGTTCGTCCTAAGCCTCTCCACCGGTATGACCAAGTGGGTGTAATGGTTCGTTTTTCAACAGATACATGGATTAAAGCATCGGTTGAATATATTCCGGCCGCACCGAACAAGCTTGGTGCTGTCGTAACGAACCATGGGTATTCTGATTGGTCCACGCAAGAAATGCAGGACGATACAGCTGAGCTATATTTTCGTATTTCACGTATTGAAAACGATTTTTACGTGGATTACTCGGAGGACGGTGAGGTGTGGAAGCAGCTACGTATGGCGTATTTGTTTGCAGACGCAGACAAGCCAATTCTGGCCGGTGTTTATGCCTGCAGTCCGCAAGAAGAAGGATATGAAGCACATGTATCCTTCATACAAATAGAAGAGTTGTCTGGCGACCGTACAAAGGTGTACGGATAAAATGATAGAAGGTTGGCAAGCATCATAAAGAACTGATTAGAAGGAGGTGCTAGCCTGGGAGACATCGTTTTGTTTTGGGGAATTCCCGTTGTTTTTACGATTGTATTAGTATTTATATCATGGAAAAAGCGATTTCAAAATCGCTTTTTGCCGGGACTCTTAGTTGGTATTATCGGTATCGTATTCTTTTTTGCGCCTCAGTTGCTAAGCCGTGCATTAGGACTAGCATTTGAACAAGTCATGAACGGCATTTATTTAGGCATATGTTTTTGAGCAGCGGAATCGTTACAATTGTTATGTGCTTTCGAAAAAAGTCCAATATATAAAATGGGAAGTCCATCACTTTGATGGGCTTTTTTCTATCTTTTGGAGCAGGATTTTATGTGGTTAGTTGGAATTACATTATGAGACGAATAAAAAAGGAGACTCAATATGTCGATCTTGAAGCTTTTGCAAGGTGTGCTCATGCTATTAAGTATCGCAACCTCGAATTATATGCGGTATACGTACTCGTTATCTTTTTTCGTGACAACGCTGCTTTGGATTGCTATTTATCTGCTTGCCTGGACTGTTTGTAAATACCTACTTGGCAAATCTGGTAGTGCGGAGAAAACGATTGATATGCCTTATGTTATCCTGGTAACAGGAATTTCCTTTTTTGTACTATATGTAAGCTACAGCAGTACAACACTGTAAACACAAAAGCTGTCTCCAAAAAGGAGGCAGCTTTTTCGTTGAATTTGTCGATAAGAAAGGGTTTACACAAAATGTTATAACAAGTAGAATTTTTTGTAATAACAAATTTTATATGTTATTACAAATGGTAGAAATTAATAGCTATATAGCTATTAATCTATGGCTCTGTTAAAGCTCACTGCTGATTTCCGTTACGGGGGCTCGCTTTCCGCAGGAGCCTTATCCTTCATTCTCATTAACAAGTACTCAGGTTTTAACAGAGCCCATTTATAAAAACGCTAGAAAGGGGAAAGGGATATGAAACGAAAAAAACAATCATCTTATTTTTCGCTTTTGCTGACTGCAGTATGCTTGCTGGCCGTGTTTATAGGTGGTTGGACGGCACCACCAGCTGTGCAGGTGGAGGCAGCGCAAAATCATAAGATTGTTGGCTATTTCACATCATGGGGCATTTATGGGCGTAACTTTCAAGTAGAAGATATTGACGGTACAAAGCTGACTCACATCAATTATGCATTCGCTGATATTTGCTGGGATGGCAGACACGGTAATCCATCACCCGACAGTCCAAACCGCAACACGTGGTCTTGTACAGATGCAGCAGTGCCTCTGCAAAACAAGCAAGTACCAAATGGCACTATTGTGCTGGGAGAGCCGTGGGCCGATGTCAGCAAATCGTATGCGGGGAAAACTTGGGCCGAGTGTGAGCAAGCTAAATGCGGGAATTTTGGTAAATTGCTAGATTTAAAGAAAAAGTATCCTCACTTAAAAACGTTGATTTCTGTAGGTGGTTGGACGTGGAGCAACCGTTTTTCAGATGTCGCAGCTGACCCGCAGACGCGGCAAGTTTTTGCCAAATCCGCTGTCGAATTCATTCGTACATACGGATTTGACGGCGTCGACCTTGACTGGGAGTATCCAGTAGAAGGCGGTTTGTCCGGCAATTCGTATCGACCTGCAGATAAGCAAAACTATACGCTGTTGCTACAAGATATTCGTAATGAATTGAACAAGGCTGGGGTGGAAGATGGTAAAACCTATTTGCTGACAATTGCTTCCGGTGCGAGCGCACAATATGTGAAAAATACAGAGCTGTCTCAAATAGCTGCTATTGTTGATTGGATTAACATTATGACATACGATTTCCATGGGGGATGGGAAACGCAAACTAATCATAATGCGCCTTTGTATGCCACCGTGAATGATCCGCAAAAAGATAAGGGTTTTACAGTTGATGAATCTGTGACCCGTTACCAACAAGCCGGTGTACCGATGAGTAAGCTTGTACTGGGTATGCCGTTTTACGGGCGCGGCTGGAAGGGAGTTGCGAACGGCAATAATGGTGAGTATCAAACAGCTACACCTGGGTATGATGGCTCAATTGTACCGATGGGAACATGGGATGATTGGTCATCCGGTGCAAGCGGTGTATTTGATTATGGTGATTTGGTCGCCAACTATGTAAATAAGAACGGCTTTACTCGTTACTGGAATGATACAGCGAAAGTTCCATTTTTATACAATCCGACTACAGGAGTGTTCATCAGCTATGATGACATTGAATCTTTTGGGCATAAAACAAACTATATTAAAGCAAAGGGTATGGGCGGTGCTATGTTTTGGGAATTGAGCTCCGACTGCCGCACGAGCTCGAAATATACATGTACAGGCGCGAAACTACTGGATAAACTGGCAACAGAATTGCTTGGTACTACCCCGAATCCAGGCGATACAGAAGCCCCAGCCGCTGTGAAAAATGTGACTGTTTCTGGTAAAACAGCAAATAGTGTAACGTTAGCTTGGACAGCATCAACAGATAATGTTGGAGTGGCAGGATATGACGTCAGCTACGGTACAACGAAGGTAGCAACAGCGACGAACAGCATCACCATTAGCGGTCTACAAGCGGCCACTGATTATACCTTTACCGTCACGGCTAGAGACAGTGCAGGCAATGTGTCTTTACCGGGAAGTGTAACAGTAAAAACCAACGATGCAACAACACCGCCGCCAACTGGTGATGCACAGGTTACATTCACCATTACATCTGATTGGGGCACAGGTTTTAATTTCAACGTAACGATTAAAAATAATAGCGCAGCACCTATTAAAAATTGGCGCCTGGCATTCGACTATGATGGCAACATCACACAAGTTTGGGATGCGAAAATTATCAGTAAAACCGGCACACGCTATGTTCTGGAAAGTGTAGGCTGGAACAGTGAGATTCCTGCGGGCGGCACAGTTTCCTTCGGCGGAGGTGGAAGCGGTGCGGCTACTTCACAAATTCAAAATGTGGTTGTAACAGGCAATTGAATGAAAAAGACTCCTGACAGGAAATAGCACAGGAGTCTTTTTCTTGTATATTGGTAGAAACAGAATATACTCGCCAAAATAGACAGGAAACGGTAAAATAAACGATAAAGCGATTACAATCTTAACAGTCAGGAGTTAACATCATGTCAAAACAAACCTTACAACAGCAAATTGCAGTCTGGCAGGAATATGCGGGAGATGAACGCGAAATATTTTATGCGATGTACGAAGACGTATTGCGCAGCCTGTTAACGCAAAATGAAATCTATACAATTATGGGACCGGAAGCGGACGAGTCGGAGCTGGCAAAGGAAACAGCACCGATGTTTTGTGGCGTGAACGCCGAGGGTGTGCCAAGCTTTTGGTTGTTTTCAGAACGTGAAATTGCGGAAACGTTTGCACGATATTACGGCTTTGAAAAGGACGAGCGTCCGCTTGTACGCCGCGTCAAATTGGATGAAATTACATTGACGCTGTATAGCGGTATGTTCAGCGGCGTGGCAGAAGTCATGATTGACGAAGGCAGCCGCTTTGTGCGTGCAATTATTTATGATGTAGTCAATCAATGCTTTGTTGTGCAGGGAGAAGAACCTATTTTGGAGAAAGAAGAATATGTCGTGATGCAGCTGCTGAACGACATGCGTTACGGTGGCAAAGAAGCCTTTGCATTACCGAGCGGAGAAAAAGTGGGCGATGATGTTATGTTCAGTTTGTTCGTTCCATATATTGAGGAAGATACGGTTGTTATTTTTACAGATGAAGCAGCCGCAAACGCCGGACGTGACCGAGTTGCCGCACGTTTTACCGCACCGCAGCTGGCTGAAATTATCAGACGTGCGCATAGAGCAGGGGCAACACGCGTTGTATTTGATCACGAGGCATTCGACGCGCAAATCTCAGCATCCAAACTAATCAACATTTTCAACCGTATGGAACTGTAAAGGAGGGAGCTTCGTATTCGGGATGTAGTGCAGGACGGAGAGTTAAGTTTGTCGTATTTTCGGCCGCTGTTGGCAGCATACAAAGCGGAGCGCGTGGCTGGACGCGACGGGTCGCAGTTTTACAATCGCCTGAACGCCGGTCAGCAGGCTTTGTTTATGTTTTATGCGTACTATCAGCACGTGAGAAAAGGAACAGAAGAATTTTATTGGTGGAGCGCTTATTTTTACGCAAAAGACAAAGATTGGCCGGCCATTGCGCAGGCAGCTGCTTACTTTGATTTGCCAGAGCTCGTCGCATTATTAAAAGAGGTAGAAGAATGGCTGCGCGCGCGCAATTACCCAAAGCAGCTCAGCGGATTTTCGGTATCGCGTGACGATTTACACAACAATCCTGTTTTGCATGCGGAAATGACGTTATTGGAAAAACGTCTCAAAAAAATGGCTCCAGTAAAAAAAGTAGAGCAATATGTACGAAGCAATCGACACGAGTTTTAAGAAGGTCCTTTCCCTTATATGGGAAAAGGACCTTTTTTAATTTGGTGCAGAGAAAGCTCTGTAGTTAATAAGTACTTTGTGAAGTTATCTCCA belongs to Ectobacillus sp. JY-23 and includes:
- a CDS encoding MFS transporter, with protein sequence MILSKQAIRLLSFLLIISVMNATMFNVALPTIASDFTLSPSQVSWVVTGYIIVYAIGSVVYGKLTDQYQLKHLLTAGLSVFALGSLFGLLAQNYSMLIGARLLQSLGASVIPAVAMSVPVKYVEPENRGKMLGIISSSLAFGTAIGPIISGLFTGSVGWRYLFLISLLALLTLPGFWKNLPKDQPQRGRVDVLGAGLLAAAIAAVMLAITNSNTVMLIIALLAGIVFVWRSKRTAYPFLNMGLFMNKQYGKALLVSFLFSGAVFGVTFITPIMLARLNNLPPAEIGFMMFPGALAAALLGRVGGTLTDRKGSTVTVVTAFGMLMLAYMGLSTASGQSKWFILAFLILANIGFTFGQTAMASLVSGALAREQAGAGMGVFSMLNFIASALIGAIMGKILDAPSHRISVNLLVQDKAAFLFSNSYLICLGLLLLASLVFMRLRRK
- a CDS encoding DUF1349 domain-containing protein; the protein is MILFEDFKSHMDVRLRWFSPPKAYRIESNTLIIETEKGSDFWQKTHYGFEADNGHFLHCELRGNFRLTTKVRPKPLHRYDQVGVMVRFSTDTWIKASVEYIPAAPNKLGAVVTNHGYSDWSTQEMQDDTAELYFRISRIENDFYVDYSEDGEVWKQLRMAYLFADADKPILAGVYACSPQEEGYEAHVSFIQIEELSGDRTKVYG
- a CDS encoding MarR family winged helix-turn-helix transcriptional regulator: MNYELRESLGFIINSAGRAMSNRLAHNIKQAGVDLTFEQWTVLNVLWERDGRPQTDLACMTDRDQPSTSRIVDNLIKRGLVCRKVDAKDRRVKLIYLTEEGKVLKNAAVAEAQRTIEEASEGISPASVELCKEVLRKIAANLQ
- the nadD gene encoding nicotinate (nicotinamide) nucleotide adenylyltransferase, which gives rise to MGKIGIFGSSFDPITDAHLFMAKTLADLCGFRFVEFVPCCQYRGDGKVTKTSDEHRWNMIQLAIRNNPLFRADDYEMKERAGIGKQYTYFTMEYFKQKYPDDEVYFIMGADLLANIDNPETPIHRRWKYREELIRENKFVIMSHGGIDMPKVISKSLLLRKYHDGTRFHLVDKGIAMEVSSKYIRDEIGMGRYPRYLMRDEVYDYIMKHGVYSKE
- a CDS encoding glycosyl hydrolase family 18 protein, with translation MKRKKQSSYFSLLLTAVCLLAVFIGGWTAPPAVQVEAAQNHKIVGYFTSWGIYGRNFQVEDIDGTKLTHINYAFADICWDGRHGNPSPDSPNRNTWSCTDAAVPLQNKQVPNGTIVLGEPWADVSKSYAGKTWAECEQAKCGNFGKLLDLKKKYPHLKTLISVGGWTWSNRFSDVAADPQTRQVFAKSAVEFIRTYGFDGVDLDWEYPVEGGLSGNSYRPADKQNYTLLLQDIRNELNKAGVEDGKTYLLTIASGASAQYVKNTELSQIAAIVDWINIMTYDFHGGWETQTNHNAPLYATVNDPQKDKGFTVDESVTRYQQAGVPMSKLVLGMPFYGRGWKGVANGNNGEYQTATPGYDGSIVPMGTWDDWSSGASGVFDYGDLVANYVNKNGFTRYWNDTAKVPFLYNPTTGVFISYDDIESFGHKTNYIKAKGMGGAMFWELSSDCRTSSKYTCTGAKLLDKLATELLGTTPNPGDTEAPAAVKNVTVSGKTANSVTLAWTASTDNVGVAGYDVSYGTTKVATATNSITISGLQAATDYTFTVTARDSAGNVSLPGSVTVKTNDATTPPPTGDAQVTFTITSDWGTGFNFNVTIKNNSAAPIKNWRLAFDYDGNITQVWDAKIISKTGTRYVLESVGWNSEIPAGGTVSFGGGGSGAATSQIQNVVVTGN